The Rhododendron vialii isolate Sample 1 chromosome 6a, ASM3025357v1 genome includes a window with the following:
- the LOC131329417 gene encoding protein FAR1-RELATED SEQUENCE 5-like — protein MPGGPPKMIITDQDPAMTKAFANVLPTTHHRYCIWHIVSKFSENISALSYKDHYDEFKQCIWNSESPEEFEAKWADVVHKSNLSSNEWLKAMYEIRERWIPTYMKHMFSAHMTSSQRAEISHSFFKKYVSLNNSLYDFVTRFARGLAHIRHNELDLDHKDLNEKPQLITSFPMESTMSELYTLAIFHKFQDEFFQIGGYMVKMTHEDEHYHFYTVERAKVSGARVRNLLVNKSSEHVSCSCKLFEFDGIPCRHLLAYFNRMQIIDLPHDLILARWTKSAKIKTVANDVGVSVQQICDTSVFERRNKLFKLASSVIDDAVLTEEGSELLEDALCSVRNKLCAMNLGSEGGKLRASAIEVSIPREHMFKEPLQVRAKGCGKRVNGGKEKVVQKSRRCNGCGLTGQSHDKRNCPKLRSISSQDVRMSDDEDEDDDDDDVDDECKCLWYI, from the exons atgcCAGGAGGCCCGcccaaaatgatcataactgatCAAGATCCGGCGATGACAAAGGCATTTGCTAATGTTCTTCCAACTACACACCATAGATATTGCATTTGGCATATTGTGAgtaaattttctgaaaatataAGTGCATTATCTTATAAAGATCATTATGATGAGTTCAAACAATGCATATGGAATTCTGAGAGCCCTGAAGAGTTTGAGGCTAAATGGGCAGATGTTGTACACAAATCCAACTTATCCTCCAATGAATGGTTGAAAGCCATGTACGAAATCCGTGAGAGATGGATTCCGACATATATGAAACACATGTTTTCCGCACACATGACAAGTAGTCAAAGGGCTGAGATTTCTCATTCTTTCTTCAAGAAGTATGTTTCATTAAATAATTCATTGTACGACTTTGTCACGCGGTTTGCTAGGGGGCTTGCTCACATACGGCATAATGAATTGGACTTGGATcataaagatctcaatgagaagCCACAACTGATAACATCTTTTCCCATGGAGTCTACAATGAGTGAGTTGTATACATTGGCCATATTTCACAAGTTTCAAGATGAATTCTTTCAAATTGGGGGATACATGGTTAAGATGACACATGAGGATGAACACTATCATTTCTACACTGTTGAGAGGGCAAAGGTGAGTGGTGCGAGGGTTCGTAATCTTTTGGTAAATAAGTCATCAGAACATGTAAGTTGTAGTTGTAAGCTGTTTGAATTTGACGGAATTCCATGTCGGCATTTGTTGGCTTACTTCAATAGAATGCAGATTATTGATTTGCCTCATGATTTAATTTTGGCGAGGTGGACTAAATCCGCCAAAATCAAAACAGTTGCAAATGACGTGGGTGTGTCTGTCCAACAAATATGTGACACTTCTGTGTTTGAAAGGCGAAATAAGCTCTTCAAACTTGCTTCTAGTGTAATTGATGACGCCGTATTAACTGAAGAAGGAAGTGAGCTTTTGGAAGATGCTTTGTGTTCGGTTCGGAATAAGCTATGTGCAATGAATCTTGGAAGCGAAGGTGGAAAATTGCGTGCTAGTGCTATCGAAGTGTCTATTCCTCGTGAACATATGTTTAAAGAACCGCTTCAAGTTAGGGCAAAGGGTTGTGGTAAGCGAGTGAATGGAGGAAAAGAGAAGGTGGTCCAGAAGAGTAGGCGTTGTAATGGTTGTGGGTTAACAGGACAGTCAcatgacaaaagaaattgtCCAAAACTTCGCAGCAT TTCTTCGCAAGATGTTAGAATGAGTGAtgacgaggacgaggacgatGACGATGATGACGTTGACGAtgagtgtaagtgtttgtggtacATCTAA